A genomic stretch from Diachasmimorpha longicaudata isolate KC_UGA_2023 chromosome 2, iyDiaLong2, whole genome shotgun sequence includes:
- the LOC135173118 gene encoding activating signal cointegrator 1 complex subunit 3 isoform X2, translated as MCCSDLCSSSSTITDQLSLDIVRHLMTLKSLPTNKDCEQIKALLCTADVTIVRKILNAASLIQSMLTEDELTLFDDLTGVYGDPKAFGSKIPYTPTRHYSSEETLRLSNMAHTVSLVTPNKFTMVYTPSQKEPKEFHHKDLLKYINESYKSYSTETSFEQFCTMIESCLKNSRTNAQGELYDLLGCDQLDFISYILTHRHHVEKFLATQKQLLRAGGPLKTEKCPQFGCQVIVQSQKEKELLKKVRKEEKKYLKASNKFEQNGETSDDDFDPLALRLKRQLALQASQAPILAPVKQRFLAVTSTTEKYPFVFDCQKDSKTIPGFVSGQKLILPENVTRKDSPLCEEVQIPVSSHNLDFTYTPIKISSLDEIGQMAFSGVKELNRIQSTVFNAAYNSGENLLICAPTGAGKTNVALLSVVHQLKLHLENGILKKNEFKIVYIAPMKALAAEMTASFNKRLGCLGVTVRELTGDMQLTKTELQQTQMIVTTPEKWDVVTRKGTGDIALTSIVKLLIIDEVHLLHGDRGPVVEALVARTLRQVESSQRMIRIVGLSATLPNYVDVARFLRVNPRKGLFYFDHRFRPVPLSQTFIGVKSTKPMQQIQDMDHVCYQQVVEMVRKGHQVMVFVHARNATVRTATKIKELAQQNDTIKLFKPDSDSKLTQKAFTSSRNKPLGELFSHGFSVHHAGMLRSDRNMVEKAFSQGTIKVLVCTSTLAWGVNLPAHAVIIKGTEIYDSKHGSFIDLGILDVLQIFGRAGRPQFDTSGHAVIITSHNKLSHYLSLLTNQFPIESSFITYLPDNLNAEIALGTISNVEEAVEWLGYTYLFVRMRLNPIPYGMLYQDVLEDPNLDKKRKELINTAAKHLDKAKMIRYNSRTGDLSSTDLGRTSSHFYLKYDTVEIFNELSKPIMTEAEILGMLCRAQEFQQLKVRDDEMQELDELTNEYCELAAQGGAENIHGKVNILIQTYLSRGRLSGFSLISDQAYIIQNALRISRALFEVMLRKNHATLASRLLNIAKMLEAQQWDHVTPLRQFVCLGQEIVQKIDDRHLTMSRLKEMDTKEIGDYLRNQRSAALVKKCCSEFPAIDLDAFIQPITRTVLRIKLMLKPEFRWNDAVHGKSSEAFWIWIEDTDTDYIYHHEYFLLTKKMVLSGDGQELVMTIPLPEPHPTQYIVKVISDRWLGCEQLLALNPQDLVLPETHPPHTDLLELQPLPVAALRNSRFEKLYNFTHFNPIQTQIFHCLYHTDNNVLLGAPTGSGKTIAAEIAMFRVFNQYPDRKVVYIAPLKALVRERMKDWRIRLEEKLRKKVVELTGDVTPDIRQIAKSDVIVTTPEKWDGISRSWQTRNYVKKVALIIIDEIHLLGEDRGPVLEVIVSRTNFIASHTERTLRIIGLSTALANAVDLASWLNIDKMGLYNFRPSVRPVPLEVHISGFPGKHYCPRMATMNRPTFQAIRQHAPSSPSLVFVSSRRQTRLTALDLIAYLAAEDNPKQWLHMPDVEMDNIVVNIKDVNLKLTLAFGIGLHHAGLQDKDRQTVEELFVNNKIQVLITTATLAWGVNFPAHLVVIKGTEYYDGKTKRYVDMPITDVLQMMGRAGRPQFDDSGVAVVLVHDIRKNFYKKFLYEPFPVESSLLEVLPDHINAEIVAGTISSKQQFLDYLTWTYFFRRLMKNPQYYDLIGLAPERINQYLSHLVDGTLVVLSESQCVSFDDEDQSLCPLPLGRIASYYYLSHKTIKYFSEQLKDNLALVECLKILCNAHEYSELPVRHNEDILNEELSKRCRYPGEAQTYDSPNTKAFLLFQCHVSRATLPSTDYGTDLKSILDQAIRILQAMIDIVAEGGWLSSTLRIIQLLQMMIQARWVDESALLTLPHVNKENLRIFQGLPRALPAFCAAASSNETKIQRILREEFKEQEIVEILQVAKTLPMIVVSLRLQGSEGDVRNIHLEEGRECLNVCANGEYTLLIQLKRCNPSPSRTHSPKFSKDKGEVWFLIIGDIEGKEVWAMKRIAGVGSVGRTHHLQFTAPEFPGRTQFTFYVMSDTYIGMDQQYDIPMNVTT; from the exons ATGTGTTGCA GCGACTTGTGCTCCAGCTCCTCCACAATCACCGACCAGCTGTCTTTGGACATCGTTCGTCACCTGATGACCCTGAAGAGCCTTCCAACTAACAAAGACTGTGAACAGATAAAAGCTCTTCTATGCACTGCAGACGTAACAATAGTTAGAAAAATACTGAACGCAGCATCTCTGATCCAATCGATGCTCACCGAGGACGAACTCACTCTCTTCGATGACCTTACCGGCGTCTATGGAGATCCCAAGGCTTTCGGTTCGAAAATCCCCTACACCCCAACGAGGCACTATTCCTCCGAAGAAACTCTTCGCCTCTCCAACATGGCCCACACTGTCTCCCTAGTCACTCCCAATAAATTTACAATGGTTTACACCCCCTCCCAAAAGGAACCTAAGGAATTCCACCATAAAGATTTACTTAAATACATCAACGAATCCTACAAGAGTTACTCAACCGAAACGTCATTCGAGCAATTTTGCACAATGATAGAAAGTTGCCTCAAGAACTCGAGGACAAATGCCCAAGGAGAGCTCTATGATCTCCTCGGGTGCGATCAACTTGACTTTATCAGCTATATCCTGACACACAGACACCACGTGGAAAAGTTCTTGGCAACGCAGAAGCAACTCTTAAGGGCTGGAGGACCTctaaaaacggaaaaatgtcCCCAATTTGGCTGCCAGGTGATCGTGCAATCCCAAAAGGAAAAGGAACTGTTAAAGAAAGtgagaaaggaagagaagaAGTACCTGAAGGCCTCTAACAAGTTCGAGCAGAACGGTGAGACCTCTGATGACGATTTCGACCCCTTAGCCCTAAGGTTAAAACGTCAACTAGCGCTGCAAGCTTCTCAGGCACCGATCCTGGCGCCAGTGAAGCAGAGGTTCCTTGCAGTAACGAGCACCACTGAGAAATACCCATTTGTTTTTGACTGTCAGAAGGACTCGAAGACAATTCCAGGTTTTGTCTCGGGACAGAAGCTGATTCTCCCTGAAAATGTTACACGAAAGGATTCACCTCTCTGTGAAGAAGTCCAAATACCAGTTTCCAGTCATAATCTTGATTTCACGTACACTCCAATAAAGATCTCCTCTCTGGATGAGATAGGCCAGATGGCATTTTCAGGTGTCAAAGAATTGAATAGAATTCAGTCGACAGTATTTAATGCAGCTTACAACAGTGGAGAGAACCTCTTGATTTGCGCACCTACTGGTGCTGGAAAGACGAACGTGGCACTTCTCTCAGTTGTTCATCAGCTCAAATTACATCTGGAGAACGGAATCTTGAAGAAGAAcgaatttaaaattgtttaCATAGCACCGATGAAGGCCCTAGCTGCAGAGATGACTGCTAGTTTCAACAAACGCCTTGGGTGCCTTGGAGTGACAGTCAGAGAATTGACTGGAGACATGCAGTTGACTAAAACTGAGCTCCAGCAAACTCAGATGATAGTGACAACTCCGGAAAAGTGGGACGTTGTAACAAGGAAAGGAACTGGGGACATTGCTTTGACGAGCATCGTCAAGCTTCTTATCATTGACGAGGTACATCTGCTCCATGGAGACAGAGGTCCAGTGGTCGAGGCCTTGGTTGCCCGAACTCTCAGACAGGTTGAATCTTCCCAGAGGATGATCAGGATCGTTGGTTTGTCAGCAACACTGCCTAATTACGTTGATGTAGCTAGGTTTCTCAGGGTGAACCCCAGAAAAGGGCTGTTCTACTTCGATCACAGGTTTCGTCCAGTTCCCCTCAGCCAAACGTTTATCGGAGTGAAGTCCACGAAGCCGATGCAGCAGATTCAGGATATGGATCATGTTTGCTACCAACAGGTAGTGGAGATGGTTCGTAAGGGCCACCAGGTGATGGTGTTCGTCCACGCCAGGAATGCCACTGTCAGGACAGCAACAAAGATAAAGGAACTGGCTCAGCAGAATGACACCATCAAGCTCTTCAAGCCTGATTCTGACTCGAAGCTCACGCAAAAGGCCTTCACCAGCTCCAGGAACAAGCCCTTGGGAGAATTATTCTCCCATGGATTCTCAGTGCACCACGCAGGAATGCTCCGATCTGACAGGAATATGGTTGAGAAGGCGTTCAGTCAGGGTACCATTAAAGTACTGGTCTGCACTTCGACACTTGCTTGGGGCGTCAATCTCCCTGCACACGCCGTTATTATTAAGGGCACTGAAATCTATGACTCCAAACACGGATCATTCATAGATCTGGGGATTCTCGATGTTCTCCAGATATTTGGGCGTGCGGGGAGACCGCAATTCGACACCTCTGGACATGCTGTCATCATCACATCACATAATAAGCTTTCGCATTATCTATCATTGCTGACTAATCAGTTTCCGATTGAGAGCAGCTTCATTACGTATCTCCCCGACAATCTCAATGCAGAGATAGCCCTTGGGACCATTTCTAATGTTGAAGAGGCTGTCGAATGGCTCGGGTATACGTACCTGTTTGTGAGGATGAGACTGAATCCTATTCCTTATGGTATGCTCTATCAAGATGTTTTGGAAGATCCTAATCTGGATAAAAAACGAAAGGAGCTCATCAATACCGCTGCTAAACACTTGGATAAGGCGAAGATGATTCG ATACAACTCTCGCACTGGAGACCTGAGTTCAACTGATCTTGGAAGGACATCCAGTCACTTCTACCTAAAATACGATACAGTCGAGATCTTCAACGAGTTGAGCAAGCCCATAATGACCGAGGCAGAGATCCTGGGGATGCTGTGTCGAGCCCAAGAATTTCAGCAGCTAAAAGTACGTGACGACGAGATGCAGGAGTTGGACGAATTAACGAATGAATACTGCGAACTAGCAGCTCAGGGTGGTGCTGAAAACATCCATGGAAAAGTAAACATCCTCATCCAGACGTATCTCTCAAGAGGAAGGCTCTCCGGGTTCTCTCTCATCTCAGATCAGGCGTACATCATTCAGAACGCTTTGAGAATCTCTCGAGCGCTGTTTGAAGTGATGCTGAGGAAGAACCACGCAACACTGGCGTCAAGACTTCTGAATATCGCCAAAATGTTGGAGGCACAACAGTGGGACCACGTAACACCCCTAAGGCAATTTGTCTGCTTGGGGCAAGAAATAGTGCAGAAGATCGATGATCGACACTTGACGATGTCTCGACTGAAGGAGATGGACACCAAAGAAATTGGTGATTACCTTAGAAACCAGAGATCAGCAGCACTTGTGAAGAAGTGCTGCAGTGAATTTCCCGCGATTGATCTTGACGCATTCATCCAGCCAATCACAAGAACAGTCTTGAGGATAAAACTGATGCTAAAACCTGAATTCAGGTGGAACGACGCAGTCCATGGCAAAAGTTCGGAGGCGTTTTGGATATGGATTGAAGATACTGACACTGACTACATCTACCATCATGAATACTTTCTCTTGACGAAGAAGATGGTGCTCAGTGGTGATGGACAGGAGCTGGTGATGACTATCCCCCTGCCAGAGCCTCATCCCACTCAGTACATTGTAAAGGTCATCAGTGATCGTTGGCTGGGCTGTGAACAACTCCTGGCTCTTAACCCTCAGGATCTGGTACTGCCAGAAACTCATCCACCTCACACAGACCTGCTGGAGCTACAGCCACTGCCAGTGGCAGCGCTCAGGAATTCTAGATTCGAGAAACTCTACAATTTCACCCACTTCAATCCTATTCAGACACAAATATTTCACTGTCTCTATCACACTGATAATAATGTTCTGTTGGGTGCACCCACGGGATCAGGGAAGACTATTGCTGCTGAGATTGCCATGTTCCGGGTGTTCAACCAGTATCCGGACAGAAAAGTCGTTTACATTGCTCCACTTAAGGCTCTTGTTCGCGAGAGGATGAAAGACTGGAGGATTCGCCTCGAGGAGAAACTAAGGAAGAAAGTTGTTGAACTAACTGGGGATGTGACTCCTGACATCAGGCAGATCGCCAAGTCTGACGTAATCGTGACGACACCGGAGAAGTGGGACGGAATCAGTCGGAGCTGGCAGACTAGAAATTATGTGAAGAAAGTCGCATTGATCATAATCGACGAGATTCATCTACTTGGAGAGGATAGGGGGCCAGTTCTCGAGGTCATCGTTTCAAGGACAAATTTCATAGCTTCACATACGGAGAGAACTCTCAGGATCATTGGGCTTTCTACAGCATTGGCAAATGCCGTTGATCTCGCCAGTTGGCTCAATATCGATAAGATGGGACTGTACAATTTCCGGCCTTCGGTGAGGCCAGTTCCTCTCGAAGTCCACATCAGTGGCTTCCCCGGAAAGCACTACTGCCCGAGGATGGCCACAATGAATCGTCCCACCTTCCAAGCCATCAGGCAGCATGCACCTTCAAGTCCCTCCTTAGTCTTTGTGTCTTCACGAAGGCAGACAAGGCTGACAGCTCTGGATCTCATAGCCTACCTCGCAGCAGAAGACAATCCCAAGCAGTGGCTACATATGCCAGACGTCGAGATGGATAATATCGTGGTGAACATAAAGGACGTGAACCTGAAGCTAACTTTGGCCTTCGGTATTGGTCTTCATCACGCAGGCCTCCAGGACAAGGATCGACAAACAGTCGAGGAATTGTTCGTCAACAACAAGATTCAAGTCTTGATAACGACAGCCACCTTGGCCTGGGGCGTTAATTTTCCAGCGCACTTGGTGGTAATAAAGGGAACAGAGTACTATGATGGAAAAACAAAGAGATATGTTGACATGCCTATCACCGATGTCCTCCAGATGATGGGTAGAGCTGGACGACCGCAGTTCGATGATTCTGGTGTTGCCGTTGTTCTCGTTCACGACATTAGAAAAAACTTTTACAAAAAGTTTTTATACGAGCCCTTCCCCGTGGAGTCCAGTCTGCTAGAAGTGCTCCCTGATCACATCAACGCCGAGATCGTTGCAGGAACGATCTCCTCGAAGCAGCAGTTCCTGGACTACCTCACGTGGACGTATTTCTTTAGAAGATTGATGAAAAATCCACAGTATTACGACCTGATTGGGCTGGCCCCAGAGAGGATAAACCAATACCTCTCTCATCTAGTCGACGGAACACTGGTAGTGCTGTCGGAGTCACAGTGTGTGAGTTTTGATGATGAGGACCAAAGTCTCTGTCCTCTACCACTGGGGAGAATCGCCTCTTATTATTATCTCTCCCACAAGACGATTAAGTATTTCAGCGAACAATTGAAGGACAATCTAGCCCTGGTGGAGTGCCTGAAAATCCTTTGTAATGCTCATGAGTACAGTGAACTTCCTGTCAGGCACAATGAAGATATTTTGAACGAGGAGTTGTCGAAGAGGTGTAGGTATCCTGGGGAGGCTCAGACTTATGATTCCCCCAATACCAAGGCTTTTCTCCTATTTCAATGCCACGTATCGAGGGCAACTCTTCCCTCCACTGATTATGGGACTGATCTCAAGTCCATTCTGGATCAAGCCATTAGGATTCTTCAAGCCATGATTGATATTGTTGCTGAAGGGGGCTGGTTGTCCAGCACTTTGAGGATTATCCAGTTGTTACAAATGATGATTCAGGCCAGGTGGGTCGATGAATCTGCTTTATTGACACTGCCACACGTGAATAAAGAGAATCTGAGGATTTTCCAGGGATTGCCAAGGGCATTGCCAGCTTTCTGTGCTGCTGCTAGCTCCAATGAGACGAAGATTCAGAGAATCCTGAGAGAGGAGTTCAAAGAGCAAGAGATTGTGGAGATCTTGCAGGTGGCCAAAACTTTGCCGATGATTGTCGTCTCGCTGAGATTGCAAGGGAGTGAAGGAGACGTCAGGAATATTCATTTGGAGGAGGGGAGAGAATGTCTGAATGTTTGTGCCAATGGGGAGTATACATTGTTGATTCAGTTGAAAAGGTGCAATCCTAGTCCATCCAGGACTCATAGCCCCAAGTTTTCGAAGGACAAGGGCGAGGTTTGGTTTCTCATCATTGGAGATATCGAGGGGAAAGAAGTGTGGGCGATGAAGAGGATCGCTGGGGTGGGATCCGTAGGGAGGACTCATCACTTACAATTCACAGCTCCAGAGTTTCCAG GGAGAACACAGTTCACATTCTACGTGATGTCGGATACTTACATTGGCATGGACCAGCAGTACGACATCCCGATGAATGTAACAACATGA